One stretch of Nicotiana tabacum cultivar K326 chromosome 18, ASM71507v2, whole genome shotgun sequence DNA includes these proteins:
- the LOC107823158 gene encoding protein DETOXIFICATION 16-like has product MDIQEREQDLDCPLITETAKEESKNRRNEILVEVKKLLMGMGSALGTLCGQSYGAKQYHMLGIHMQRAMLVLLLASVPFACIWANAGYTLVFLGQDPEIAAEAGSYARYMIPSIFAYALLQCHIRFLQAQNNVLPMMFSAGITTLLHLFSCWILIFKSGLGNKGAALANAISY; this is encoded by the exons ATGGATATACAAGAGAGGGAACAAGATCTTGACTGTCCATTGATTACAGAAACTGCAAAGGAAGAGTCTAAGAACAGAAGAAATGAGATTTTGGTAGAAGTTAAGAAGCTGTTG ATGGGAATGGGAAGTGCATTGGGCACTTTATGTGGGCAATCATATGGCGCAAAGCAGTATCATATGCTTGGTATCCATATGCAACGGGCAATGCTTGTTCTTCTACTAGCCAGTGTTCCATTTGCCTGTATTTGGGCTAATGCAGGGTATACTCTTGTATTTTTGGGACAAGATCCAGAAATAGCAGCTGAAGCAGGAAGTTACGCGCGCTATATGATTCCATCTATCTTCGCCTATGCGCTTCTCCAGTGTCATATTAGATTTCTACAAGCCCAAAACAATGTGCTACCCATGATGTTCAGTGCCGGAATCACTACTTTACTGCATTTATTCAGTTGTTGGATTCTGATATTTAAATCTGGCCTAGGCAACAAAGGTGCTGCTTTGGCTAACGCTATATCCTACTAG
- the LOC107823157 gene encoding LOW QUALITY PROTEIN: protein DETOXIFICATION 16 (The sequence of the model RefSeq protein was modified relative to this genomic sequence to represent the inferred CDS: inserted 1 base in 1 codon; substituted 1 base at 1 genomic stop codon), translating to MDTQNLEWPLIVETEKEECKKRRRSDEIFAEVKKLLVLAGPLMSVNFSLFALQVISVMFVGHLGELALSGASMATSFASVTGLSLLMGMANALDTFXGQSYGALHHYMLGIHMQRAMFVSLLVSIPTTTTTTTQYNPTSGVWGGXYVRRLYPYPRFMIPTIFAYGLLQCQIRFLQAQNIVLPMMLSTGITTLLHLFSCWILVFKSGLGNKGAALANAISYWINFLLLAVYVRISPSCKSTWTGFSNEAFQDTWKYIRLAIPSAAMFCLEIWSYEIMVLLSGLLPNPKLETSVLSISLNTCWMVYMIPLGLSGATSVRVSNELGAGRPQAARLAACTAVFLVATEGTIAAIILISVRKLWGYCYSTEEEVVGYVAKMLVLIAGSHFLDGIQSVLSGTARGCGWQNIGAAVNLGAYYLFGIPAGVVLAFVYHFGGKGLWSGITLAVFAQALLLLIVTLLTNWEKEAKKAVDRVTSELA from the exons ATGGATACACAAAATCTTGAGTGGCCATTGATTGTAGAAACTGAAAAAGAAGAGTgtaagaaaaggagaagaagtgATGAGATTTTTGCAGAAGTGAAGAAGCTGTTGGTATTAGCAGGGCCACTTATGTCAGTCAATTTTTCACTATTTGCCTTACAAGTTATATCTGTAATGTTTGTGGGACATCTTGGAGAATTAGCTCTTTCTGGTGCTTCTATGGCTACTTCCTTTGCCTCTGTCACTGGTCTCAGCTTGTTG ATGGGAATGGCAAATGCATTGGACACCT GTGGTCAATCATATGGAGCTTTGCACCATTACATGCTTGGCATTCATATGCAAAGGGCAATGTTTGTTAGTCTTTTAGTCAGTatacctacaacaacaacaacaacgacccagtataatcccacaagtggggtctggggagggtaatatgtacgcagactttacccctacccgcGCTTTATGATTCCAACTATCTTCGCGTACGGGCTTCTCCAGTGTCAAATTAGATTTCTACAAGCCCAAAACATTGTGCTACCTATGATGCTCAGTACCGGAATAACTACTTTGCTGCATTTATTCAGTTGTTGGATTCTGGTATTTAAATCTGGCCTAGGCAACAAAGGTGCTGCTTTGGCTAACGCGATATCCTACTGGATTAATTTCTTGTTGTTAGCTGTATATGTCAGAATATCGCCTTCCTGCAAAAGCACTTGGACCGGATTTTCAAACGAGGCATTTCAAGATACTTGGAAATATATAAGACTTGCCATTCCTTCAGCTGCTATGTTCTG CTTAGAGATTTGGTCTTACGAAATAATGGTTCTGTTGTCTGGACTTCTTCCAAATCCAAAGCTAGAGACCTCAGTTCTTTCTATCAG TCTTAATACATGTTGGATGGTGTATATGATACCTCTAGGACTAAGTGGTGCCACGAG CGTAAGAGTTTCGAATGAACTAGGCGCTGGACGACCTCAAGCAGCTCGTTTAGCAGCTTGCACAGCAGTATTCTTGGTGGCTACAGAAGGCACTATTGCAGCAATAATTTTGATTTCGGTTCGTAAACTGTGGGGCTATTGTTATAGCACTGAGGAAGAAGTAGTGGGATATGTAGCAAAAATGCTAGTCTTGATAGCAGGATCCCATTTTTTAGATGGTATTCAATCTGTACTTTCAG GTACTGCAAGAGGATGTGGCTGGCAAAATATAGGGGCAGCAGTTAACTTAGGAGCTTATTACCTTTTCGGAATACCTGCTGGTGTTGTATTAGCTTTTGTCTACCATTTTGGTGGAAAG GGACTTTGGTCGGGAATCACTCTTGCCGTCTTTGCACAAGCTCTACTTCTTTTAATAGTTACTCTGCTGACAAATTGGGAAAAAGAG GCAAAGAAGGCAGTTGATAGGGTGACTTCAGAGCTAGCATAG
- the LOC107823155 gene encoding kaempferol 3-O-beta-D-galactosyltransferase-like, with product MSNYHVAVLAFPFATHAGLLLGLVQRLANALPNVTFTFFNTSKSNSSIFSDQTNPHCTNLKPFDISDGVPEGYAIGGGGIEELIGLFFKSAKNNFQNAITAAEDETGKKITCVIADAFIWFSGEVAEELGVDWIPVWTSAAGSLSVHIYTDFIRENVGVQGIAGREDEILKFIPGFSELRLGDLPSGVIFGDLESSFSQMLHKMGKTITKANALPINSFEELDPPIVENLKSKFKNFLNVGPFNLTSPPPSANIIDKNGCIKWLDNQEPNSVAYIGFGTVATPPPIELKSMAEALEESKTPFLWSIKDDFITHFPKGFLENTSEYGKIVPWAPQVQVLEHSSIGVFINHSGWNSVLESIASGVPIICRPFFGDHHLNSWMVEKVWKIGVKIEGGFFTKSGTMVALDLVLSKNREELKQQIGMYKDLALKAVGPSGSSTENFKKLVEIITSSN from the exons ATGTCCAATTATCATGTTGCTGTTCTAGCATTCCCTTTTGCAACACATGCTGGCCTTTTACTTGGACTTGTCCAAAGGCTAGCAAATGCATTACCTAATGTGACATTCACATTTTTCAACACTTCTAAATCAAATTCTTCAATTTTCTCCGACCAAACCAATCCACATTGTACCAACCTTAAGCCCTTTGATATTTCCGATGGCGTACCCGAGGGGTACGCGATCGGAGGAGGGGGAATTGAGGAGCTTATAGGGTTGTTTTTTAAATCCGCGAAAAATAATTTTCAGAATGCTATAACAGCTGCTGAGGATGAAACGGGGAAAAAAATTACGTGCGTTATCGCGGATGCGTTTATATGGTTTTCCGGTGAGGTTGCGGAGGAATTAGGCGTTGATTGGATTCCTGTTTGGACTTCTGCGGCAGGATCACTGTCCGTTCATATTTACACTGACTTTATTAGAGAAAATGTTGGGGTTCAAg GAATTGCTGGACGTGAAGATGAAATTCTGAAATTCATTCCTGGATTTTCTGAATTAAGGCTTGGTGATTTGCCTAGTGGAGTTATATTTGGAGATTTAGAATCATCATTTTCTCAAATGCTTCACAAAATGGGCAAAACCATAACAAAAGCCAATGCCTTACCAATAAATTCCTTTGAAGAATTAGACCCTCCAATTGTTGAAAATCTCAAGTCCAAATTCAAGAATTTTCTCAATGTTGGTCCTTTTAACTTAACCTCCCCACCACCCTCAGCAAATATTATAGACAAAAATGGTTGTATTAAATGGCTAGATAATCAAGAACCAAATTCTGTGGCTTATATTGGATTTGGCACAGTTGCAACACCACCACCTATTGAGTTAAAATCTATGGCTGAAGCACTTGAAGAAAGCAAAACACCTTTTCTTTGGTCAATTAAAGATGATTTTATAACACATTTTCCAAAAGGGTTTTTGGAAAATACAAGTGAATATGGTAAAATTGTACCATGGGCCCCACAAGTACAAGTTCTTGAACATAGTTCAATTGGGGTTTTTATAAATCATAGTGGTTGGAATTCTGTTTTGGAAAGTATAGCTTCTGGTGTGCCAATAATTTGTAGGCCATTTTTTGGAGATCATCACTTGAATTCTTGGATGGTTGAGAAAGTGTGGAAAATTGGAGTGAAAATTGAAGGTGGGTTTTTTACTAAAAGCGGTACAATGGTTGCACTTGACTTGGTTTTATCAAAAAATAGAGAAGAATTGAAGCAACAAATTGGTATGTATAAAGATCTTGCTCTTAAGGCTGTTGGACCAAGTGGGAGTTCAACTGAAAATTTCAAGAAATTGGTTGAGATTATCACCTCTAGCAATTGA